The following proteins come from a genomic window of Actinopolyspora saharensis:
- the murC gene encoding UDP-N-acetylmuramate--L-alanine ligase has translation MSGEAAGGPSSAEEALAPATDELLSHLHLVGIGGAGMSGIARILLARGERVSGSDARDSRTVLALRTQGARVGIGHHEDNLDQYADPPSAVVVSTAIDEGNPELVGARERGIPVLGRAEALAALMRDHRVACVTGTHGKTSTTSMLTVALQHCRFDPSFAIGGDLNDSGANAHHGDGGVFVAEADESDGSFLVFSPDVAVVTNVEPDHLDHHGSVEAYTEVFEKFVERVRPGGVLIAGVDDPGAAALADRAENAGFRVRRYGSAVEGEDDARLVAYHPSHGRSMVELLLGEGGRTRSVELFISVPGEHMAGNAVAALLAGLELSAPLEGLLEGLAAFGGVRRRFEFKGRADGVRVYDDYAHHPTEVRVQLRAARTEVESGRLIVVFQPHLFSRTAAFAAEFAEALALADEVVVLDVYGAREQPQPGVSGELISGAVPLPPERVHYEPSITEVPLRIAELVRPGDVVLTMGAGDVTMLGPEILTEVGNRSTTGSEPSDTEQS, from the coding sequence GTGAGCGGTGAGGCAGCAGGCGGACCGAGTTCCGCGGAGGAGGCGCTCGCGCCGGCGACGGACGAGTTGTTGTCCCACCTGCACCTGGTCGGCATCGGAGGGGCCGGCATGAGCGGAATCGCTCGTATCCTGCTGGCCAGGGGGGAGCGGGTGTCCGGCTCGGACGCCCGCGACTCCCGCACCGTGCTCGCGCTGCGGACCCAGGGGGCCAGGGTCGGGATCGGCCATCACGAGGACAACCTGGACCAGTACGCGGACCCGCCGAGCGCCGTGGTCGTGTCCACGGCGATCGACGAGGGGAACCCGGAGCTGGTGGGGGCGCGTGAGCGCGGCATCCCCGTGCTGGGGCGCGCCGAGGCGTTGGCCGCGCTCATGCGTGATCACCGGGTCGCCTGCGTGACCGGCACCCACGGCAAGACCTCCACGACCTCGATGCTCACGGTCGCCCTGCAGCACTGCAGGTTCGATCCGTCCTTCGCGATCGGTGGTGATCTCAACGACTCGGGTGCGAACGCCCACCACGGAGACGGAGGCGTGTTCGTGGCCGAGGCCGACGAGAGCGACGGTTCCTTCCTCGTGTTCTCCCCCGATGTCGCCGTGGTGACCAATGTGGAGCCCGATCACCTCGACCACCACGGCAGCGTCGAGGCCTACACCGAGGTGTTCGAGAAGTTCGTCGAGCGCGTCCGGCCGGGTGGGGTGCTGATCGCCGGGGTGGACGATCCCGGCGCGGCCGCCCTCGCCGATCGGGCCGAGAACGCCGGTTTCCGCGTTCGGCGTTACGGCTCCGCCGTCGAGGGCGAGGACGACGCGCGGCTCGTCGCGTACCACCCGAGCCACGGCAGGAGCATGGTCGAGCTGCTGCTCGGCGAAGGTGGCCGCACCCGGTCCGTGGAGTTGTTCATCTCCGTGCCGGGGGAGCACATGGCGGGCAACGCGGTGGCGGCGCTGCTCGCGGGCCTCGAGCTGTCAGCGCCGTTGGAGGGGTTGCTGGAAGGGCTGGCCGCGTTCGGCGGGGTGCGCCGTCGTTTCGAGTTCAAGGGCAGGGCCGACGGGGTGCGCGTCTACGACGACTACGCCCACCACCCCACGGAGGTGCGCGTGCAGCTGCGCGCCGCCCGCACCGAGGTGGAATCCGGCAGGCTCATCGTGGTCTTCCAACCGCACCTGTTCTCCAGGACCGCTGCTTTCGCCGCGGAGTTCGCCGAGGCGTTGGCCCTGGCCGACGAGGTGGTGGTGCTCGACGTGTACGGAGCGCGGGAACAACCGCAGCCCGGTGTCTCCGGGGAGCTGATCTCCGGGGCGGTGCCGCTGCCTCCGGAGCGGGTGCACTACGAGCCGTCGATCACCGAGGTCCCCCTCCGGATCGCCGAGCTGGTCCGGCCCGGTGACGTCGTACTGACCATGGGGGCCGGCGATGTCACCATGCTCGGCCCGGAGATCCTGACCGAGGTGGGCAACCGGAGCACGACGGGATCGGAACCGAGTGACACGGAGCAGTCATGA
- a CDS encoding UDP-N-acetylmuramoyl-L-alanyl-D-glutamate--2,6-diaminopimelate ligase, with translation MSIQQLAESTGARVVRITESTDSVGDTPVEVSGVTLRAQHVVVGDLFAALPGARTHGAEHAAAALDAGARAVVTDEEGARTAALTEHASVAGGEVPLLVHPEPRRVLGALAAEIYGRPSRRLSVLGITGTSGKTTTSYLAEAALRRAGCVTGLIGTVETRVAGTRLDSAFTTPEAPDLQALLAVMAERGVTHVVMEVSSHALALGRVSGVEFAAGGFTNLSRDHLDFHSDMEDYFAAKAMLFDGRCAREVVSLDTEWGRRLVRSGVVTVAADGRDADWTANGVVAHPSGEQQFTAIGPGDARVDIRLRLPGSFNIANALLATAVLWELGVDEGSVAEGLAEVDVPGRMERVALGQDFAAVVDYSHKPDAVEAVLEAARAQAAGRVLVVLGCGGDRDAAKRPVMGATAARSADLLVVTDDNPRGEDPAEIRASVLDGAAEVAEEERAVLCEIADRRTAINEVVRRARGGDVVVVAGKGHETGQEVAGVTHPFSDRDELTAALRERLEGPEGTENTAVRWSPEENRGSDEEAR, from the coding sequence GTGAGTATTCAGCAGTTAGCCGAGTCGACCGGTGCCCGCGTGGTCCGCATCACCGAGTCGACGGACTCCGTCGGTGACACCCCTGTCGAGGTGAGCGGTGTCACTTTGCGTGCTCAACATGTCGTCGTCGGTGACCTGTTCGCCGCGTTGCCCGGTGCCCGCACCCACGGTGCGGAGCACGCCGCTGCCGCCCTCGACGCGGGGGCGCGTGCCGTGGTCACGGACGAGGAGGGGGCACGCACGGCGGCGTTGACCGAACACGCCTCCGTGGCCGGGGGCGAAGTTCCGCTGCTGGTGCACCCCGAACCGCGTCGTGTCCTCGGTGCGCTGGCTGCCGAGATCTACGGCAGGCCGTCCCGGCGGCTTTCCGTGCTGGGCATCACGGGTACCTCGGGCAAGACCACCACGAGTTACCTGGCCGAGGCCGCGCTGCGCCGGGCGGGTTGCGTCACCGGGTTGATCGGAACGGTCGAGACCCGCGTGGCCGGGACCCGCCTCGACAGCGCGTTCACCACCCCGGAGGCTCCCGATCTGCAGGCCCTGCTGGCCGTGATGGCCGAACGCGGTGTCACGCACGTGGTCATGGAGGTGTCCAGCCACGCGTTGGCGCTGGGCAGGGTTTCCGGAGTCGAGTTCGCCGCGGGCGGTTTCACCAACCTTTCCAGGGATCACCTGGACTTCCACAGTGATATGGAGGACTACTTCGCCGCCAAGGCCATGCTGTTCGACGGCCGCTGTGCGCGTGAGGTGGTGTCCCTGGACACCGAGTGGGGGCGGCGATTGGTCCGCTCCGGGGTGGTCACGGTTGCTGCAGACGGGCGGGACGCCGACTGGACCGCGAACGGAGTCGTGGCTCATCCGAGCGGGGAGCAGCAGTTCACCGCGATTGGTCCTGGCGACGCTCGTGTGGATATCCGGCTACGCTTGCCGGGGTCGTTCAACATCGCCAACGCTTTGCTCGCCACGGCCGTGTTGTGGGAACTCGGCGTGGACGAGGGTTCCGTCGCCGAAGGGTTGGCCGAGGTGGACGTTCCGGGGCGCATGGAGCGTGTCGCACTGGGCCAGGACTTCGCCGCAGTGGTGGACTACTCGCACAAGCCCGATGCCGTCGAGGCCGTGCTGGAAGCGGCGCGGGCCCAAGCGGCTGGGAGGGTGCTCGTCGTGCTCGGCTGTGGAGGTGACCGGGACGCGGCCAAGCGCCCCGTCATGGGAGCCACCGCGGCGCGGTCGGCGGACCTGCTGGTGGTGACCGACGACAATCCGCGCGGTGAGGATCCGGCGGAGATCAGAGCGAGCGTGCTCGACGGGGCGGCGGAAGTGGCCGAGGAAGAACGCGCCGTGTTGTGCGAGATCGCCGATCGGCGGACGGCGATCAACGAGGTGGTGCGTCGGGCACGCGGAGGCGACGTCGTCGTGGTTGCGGGGAAGGGGCACGAAACCGGTCAGGAAGTGGCCGGGGTGACTCACCCCTTCTCGGACCGGGACGAGCTGACGGCCGCGTTGCGCGAACGACTTGAAGGTCCGGAAGGGACGGAGAACACCGCCGTGCGGTGGTCCCCGGAGGAGAACCGGGGAAGTGACGAGGAGGCAAGGTGA
- the mraY gene encoding phospho-N-acetylmuramoyl-pentapeptide-transferase: MKSILVAAAVGLVVSILFTPYLIKVFSKQGFGQEIREEVQKSHSSKRGTPTMGGMAILVAMWVGYLATHLTVSDTFPSITALLVLGLTTMLGIVGFLDDFIKIRKRRNLGLNKTAKLIGQMLSSVLFAILALQFADRNGFTPASDNLSFIRDINVVSFGLVGFVVFAYIAISGWSNAVNFTDGMDGLAGGTAAMVLASYVLISFWQFRNSCQLAAELGPACYQVRDPLDVAVVAAAAMGACVGFLWWNAAPAKIFMGDTGSLAIGGLVAGLSMTTRTELLMIVIGGLFVVEALSVVLQIVVFRTSRRRLFRMAPFHHHFELAGWAETSVIIRFWILGAISCLFGVGLFYADWLSLAGGT; encoded by the coding sequence GTGAAGAGCATTCTCGTCGCCGCGGCCGTCGGCCTGGTCGTCTCCATTCTCTTCACCCCGTATCTCATCAAGGTCTTCTCGAAACAGGGTTTCGGTCAGGAGATCCGCGAGGAGGTGCAGAAGTCCCACTCGTCCAAGCGGGGGACCCCCACGATGGGGGGAATGGCGATTCTCGTCGCCATGTGGGTCGGATACCTGGCGACTCATCTGACGGTGTCCGACACGTTCCCCAGCATCACCGCGCTGTTGGTGCTCGGCCTGACCACGATGCTCGGCATCGTCGGGTTCCTGGACGACTTCATCAAGATCCGCAAGCGCCGCAACCTGGGGCTGAACAAGACGGCGAAGCTGATCGGACAGATGCTGTCCTCGGTGCTGTTCGCCATCCTGGCCCTGCAGTTCGCCGACAGGAACGGGTTCACCCCCGCTTCGGACAACCTGTCGTTCATCCGGGACATCAACGTGGTCTCCTTCGGCCTCGTCGGTTTCGTGGTGTTCGCCTACATCGCCATCAGCGGCTGGTCCAACGCGGTGAACTTCACCGACGGCATGGACGGTCTGGCCGGAGGAACGGCCGCGATGGTGCTGGCCAGCTACGTGCTGATCTCCTTCTGGCAGTTCCGCAACTCCTGCCAGCTGGCTGCCGAGCTCGGACCGGCCTGCTACCAGGTGCGTGACCCGCTGGACGTCGCCGTGGTCGCGGCGGCGGCCATGGGGGCCTGCGTGGGCTTCCTCTGGTGGAACGCGGCACCGGCCAAGATCTTCATGGGCGATACCGGTTCGCTGGCCATCGGTGGACTGGTCGCCGGGCTCTCGATGACGACCCGCACGGAACTGCTGATGATCGTCATCGGCGGTCTGTTCGTTGTCGAGGCCCTCTCCGTGGTGTTGCAGATCGTGGTTTTCCGCACGTCGCGCAGGCGGTTGTTCCGGATGGCGCCGTTTCACCATCACTTCGAACTCGCGGGGTGGGCCGAAACCTCGGTGATCATTCGGTTCTGGATACTGGGTGCGATCAGTTGCCTGTTCGGGGTGGGCCTGTTCTACGCCGACTGGCTGTCCCTGGCGGGCGGGACCTGA
- the ftsW gene encoding putative lipid II flippase FtsW, with the protein MAAGNVSGSRERGSGSRERGRQGVGDGLRGVSSALTAWLTRPLASFHLLLAVFGLLTAFGLVMVLSASSVESFNKEGSSYSIFLSHLTHCLVGAVGCYVAMRTPVWVLRRFSHVLLLICLLLLVLVLTGLGASENGAQSWFALGPVSFQPVEPAKIALALWGAHVLVTKRALLGQYRHLLVPVVPAALLIFALVMMQPDLGSTVLLGVVLLALLWFAGAPLRLFSAVLLGGVTAATALITLGGYQMGRVTSFLNPGSDPQGAGFQSNQALLALADGGLFGEGLGRGWSKWQYLPEADNDFIFAVLGEELGFVGCVVVLILFGTLAYVGMRIASRNTDPWIRLVAATLTTWLVAQAAINIGYVVGLLPVTGLPLPLISSGGSSVVTTMIVFGLLANCARHEPEAIAALRSLGPGRVGKLLRLPTPTPYRPPASRRSNNSTTAKQRGPQPAKPSGKSGTGGSRAGKQRQGAARGPGGARSAR; encoded by the coding sequence GTGGCGGCCGGGAACGTCAGTGGTTCTCGTGAGCGTGGCAGCGGTTCCCGCGAACGCGGCAGACAGGGCGTCGGTGACGGTCTGCGCGGAGTGAGCTCGGCGCTGACCGCCTGGTTGACCAGGCCGCTCGCCTCGTTTCACCTGTTGCTCGCGGTGTTCGGGCTGCTCACGGCTTTCGGTCTGGTGATGGTGCTGTCCGCCTCCAGCGTGGAGTCGTTCAACAAGGAGGGCTCCTCCTACAGCATCTTCCTGAGCCATCTGACGCACTGCCTGGTCGGCGCGGTGGGGTGCTATGTCGCCATGCGCACGCCGGTGTGGGTGCTGCGTCGCTTCAGCCACGTGCTGCTGTTGATCTGCCTGCTGCTGCTCGTGCTCGTGCTCACCGGTCTGGGGGCGTCCGAGAACGGGGCGCAGAGCTGGTTCGCGCTCGGACCGGTCTCGTTCCAGCCGGTGGAACCGGCCAAGATCGCCCTCGCGCTGTGGGGTGCGCACGTGCTGGTCACCAAACGTGCTCTGCTCGGGCAGTACCGGCACCTGCTCGTTCCGGTGGTCCCCGCCGCCCTGCTGATATTCGCCCTCGTGATGATGCAGCCGGATCTCGGCTCCACGGTGCTGCTGGGGGTGGTGCTGCTGGCGCTGCTGTGGTTCGCGGGGGCTCCGCTGCGACTGTTCAGCGCTGTCCTGCTGGGAGGTGTCACGGCCGCCACGGCACTGATCACCCTCGGGGGTTATCAGATGGGCCGGGTCACTTCGTTCCTGAACCCGGGGTCCGATCCCCAGGGGGCCGGTTTCCAGTCGAACCAGGCGTTGCTGGCTCTGGCCGACGGTGGACTGTTCGGCGAGGGGCTGGGGCGGGGTTGGTCCAAGTGGCAGTACCTTCCCGAAGCCGACAACGACTTCATCTTCGCGGTGCTCGGGGAGGAACTCGGGTTCGTCGGTTGCGTCGTGGTGCTGATCCTGTTCGGCACCCTCGCCTACGTGGGGATGCGGATCGCCAGCCGCAACACCGATCCGTGGATCAGGCTGGTCGCTGCGACCCTGACCACGTGGTTGGTGGCCCAGGCCGCCATCAACATCGGCTACGTGGTCGGGCTGCTCCCCGTGACGGGGCTTCCGCTTCCGCTGATCTCCTCGGGAGGCAGTTCCGTGGTGACGACGATGATCGTCTTCGGACTGCTGGCCAACTGCGCCAGACACGAGCCCGAGGCCATCGCGGCGTTGCGCTCCCTGGGGCCGGGCAGGGTCGGAAAACTGCTGCGCCTGCCCACCCCGACGCCGTACCGGCCTCCGGCGTCGCGCCGCTCGAACAACAGCACGACCGCCAAGCAACGCGGTCCCCAACCGGCCAAACCTTCCGGGAAGTCGGGGACCGGTGGTTCGCGGGCGGGAAAGCAACGACAAGGCGCAGCACGGGGGCCGGGAGGGGCCCGCTCGGCACGATGA
- the murD gene encoding UDP-N-acetylmuramoyl-L-alanine--D-glutamate ligase, whose product MVGEVMSKVGARVLVAGAGVSGRSAAEALLAEGAAVTITDASEGRLAALSELRQRGAELCTDLAEPPAGTDLVVTSPGWRPDAPLLEAAAAAGIEVIGEIELAWRIDRASSAPAVWLAVTGTNGKTTTVGMLESILRSAGLDAVACGNVGLPAVDAVRAGHGVLAVELSSFQLHWSNTLSPHAGVVLNLADDHLDWHGSLHAYGLAKSAVYRGNLCSVYNADDEASTMLAEKYATASSVGITTGEPVGGQLGLVGEELRDLAFPRDGADESASTPLAEVSDVRQVGTHNLSNALAACALARSHGVAPAACSSGLRDFAPGEHRSVVVGEADEVIYIDDSKATNPHAASAALRAHSGVVWIAGGLLKGADVDELVRTHARRFLAVVLIGTDSGLIADSLRRNAPDVPVVSVPPEHESAMSEAVRLAAARAEPGSAVVLAPAAASMDMYTDYAHRGQEFTDSVRALLAESAVDPAERHRG is encoded by the coding sequence ATCGTTGGTGAGGTCATGAGCAAGGTGGGTGCACGAGTTCTGGTCGCGGGTGCCGGAGTATCCGGCAGATCGGCTGCCGAGGCGTTACTCGCCGAGGGCGCCGCCGTCACGATCACTGACGCGTCCGAGGGACGGCTGGCCGCGCTCTCCGAGCTGCGGCAGCGCGGCGCGGAACTGTGCACCGACCTGGCCGAACCTCCGGCGGGAACCGATCTCGTGGTCACCAGTCCGGGGTGGCGTCCGGACGCCCCGCTGCTCGAGGCCGCGGCCGCCGCCGGCATCGAGGTGATCGGTGAGATCGAACTCGCCTGGCGGATCGACCGCGCGAGTTCCGCACCGGCGGTGTGGCTCGCCGTCACGGGCACGAACGGCAAGACCACCACGGTGGGCATGCTCGAGTCGATCCTGCGTTCCGCGGGCCTCGACGCGGTCGCCTGCGGCAACGTCGGCCTGCCCGCGGTCGACGCCGTGCGCGCGGGGCACGGGGTGCTGGCCGTGGAGCTGTCGAGCTTCCAGCTGCACTGGTCGAACACGCTGTCCCCCCACGCGGGGGTGGTGCTCAACCTGGCCGACGACCACCTGGACTGGCACGGCTCGTTGCACGCCTACGGTCTCGCCAAGTCGGCCGTCTACCGGGGCAACCTCTGCTCGGTGTACAACGCCGACGACGAGGCCTCGACGATGCTGGCCGAGAAGTACGCCACGGCTTCCTCCGTCGGCATCACCACGGGAGAGCCGGTGGGCGGGCAGCTCGGTCTCGTGGGGGAGGAGCTCCGCGACCTGGCCTTCCCCCGGGATGGAGCGGACGAGTCCGCTTCCACCCCCCTGGCCGAGGTGAGCGACGTCCGTCAGGTGGGGACGCACAACCTCTCCAACGCGCTCGCAGCCTGCGCGCTCGCCCGCTCCCACGGTGTCGCCCCCGCGGCCTGCTCCAGCGGGCTGCGCGACTTCGCTCCCGGTGAGCATCGCTCGGTCGTCGTGGGCGAGGCCGACGAGGTGATCTACATCGACGACTCCAAGGCGACCAATCCGCACGCCGCCTCGGCCGCCCTGCGCGCGCACTCCGGCGTGGTGTGGATCGCGGGCGGGCTGCTGAAGGGCGCCGACGTCGACGAACTGGTGCGCACCCACGCGCGGCGCTTCCTGGCGGTCGTGCTCATCGGCACCGACAGTGGGCTCATCGCCGACTCGTTGCGGCGGAACGCTCCGGACGTCCCCGTGGTGAGCGTCCCCCCGGAGCACGAGTCGGCGATGTCGGAAGCCGTGCGCCTGGCCGCCGCCCGCGCCGAACCGGGATCAGCCGTGGTGCTGGCTCCGGCCGCGGCGTCGATGGACATGTACACCGACTACGCCCACAGGGGGCAGGAGTTCACCGATTCCGTGCGTGCGCTGCTGGCCGAGTCCGCCGTGGACCCGGCCGAACGGCACAGGGGGTGA
- a CDS encoding UDP-N-acetylmuramoyl-tripeptide--D-alanyl-D-alanine ligase, whose protein sequence is MIRLSLDEIAEVVGGRLHRADGSEVVTAAVEFDSRKIRPGGLFVAVPGEHVDGHRFAERAVADGAVAVLAAREVDAPAVIVPPVDAAERARAMALAGDTDGSGAAVLVAMARLARLVVDRLERLTVVGVTGSSGKTSTKDLIAQLLEPSGPTVAPPGSFNNEIGHPWTVLRADEDTRHLVLELSARGTGHIAELCESAPPRVGVVLNVGSAHLGEFGSREAVARAKGELVEALPAAADGGVAVLNADDPAVAAMAQRTDARVLRFGQRPDAEVRAEDVELDEQARPGFTLVTPEGRGTVRLPLHGEHHVGNALAAAAVARELGATVEQTVERLEQVRQLSGKRMEVTETPGGVTVINDAYNANPESVRAALKALASMKHGGPGRSWAVLGALGELGDETSTAHDEIGRLAVRLNIDRLVVVGDQARAMHQGAALEGSWGEESTLVPDVEAAVGLLRDELRPDDAVLIKASNAAALWRVAEELTGATAGESSGEDSARGGGTT, encoded by the coding sequence GTGATCCGGCTCAGCCTCGACGAGATCGCTGAGGTAGTCGGTGGCAGACTGCACCGCGCCGACGGTAGCGAGGTCGTCACCGCGGCCGTCGAATTCGATTCAAGGAAGATACGCCCCGGTGGACTCTTCGTTGCGGTACCGGGGGAACACGTCGACGGGCACCGGTTCGCGGAGCGTGCGGTCGCGGACGGAGCTGTCGCCGTGCTCGCGGCGAGGGAAGTGGACGCCCCCGCCGTGATCGTGCCGCCCGTCGACGCGGCCGAACGGGCCCGTGCGATGGCTCTGGCCGGTGACACGGACGGTTCGGGAGCCGCCGTGCTGGTCGCCATGGCGCGACTCGCCCGTCTGGTGGTCGACCGGTTGGAGCGGCTCACGGTCGTGGGGGTCACCGGTTCCTCCGGCAAGACCTCGACGAAGGACCTGATCGCGCAGCTGCTCGAACCCTCGGGGCCGACCGTGGCTCCGCCCGGATCGTTCAACAACGAGATCGGCCATCCCTGGACGGTGCTGCGTGCGGACGAGGACACCCGCCACCTGGTTCTGGAGCTGTCCGCCCGTGGGACGGGGCACATCGCGGAGCTGTGCGAGTCGGCTCCGCCCCGCGTGGGAGTGGTGCTCAACGTCGGCAGCGCCCATCTCGGCGAGTTCGGTTCGCGGGAGGCCGTGGCCAGGGCCAAGGGTGAGCTGGTCGAGGCGCTGCCCGCCGCGGCCGACGGTGGGGTCGCGGTGTTGAACGCCGACGATCCGGCCGTGGCGGCCATGGCCCAGCGCACCGACGCGCGGGTGTTGCGGTTCGGGCAGCGCCCGGACGCCGAGGTCAGGGCTGAGGACGTGGAGCTCGACGAGCAGGCGCGCCCCGGATTCACGCTGGTCACCCCGGAGGGGCGGGGCACGGTGCGGCTGCCGCTGCACGGCGAGCACCACGTCGGCAACGCGCTGGCCGCGGCGGCGGTGGCCAGGGAGCTCGGAGCCACCGTCGAGCAGACCGTCGAACGTCTGGAGCAGGTGCGTCAGCTGTCCGGCAAGCGGATGGAGGTCACCGAGACCCCGGGAGGGGTCACGGTGATCAATGACGCCTACAACGCCAACCCGGAATCGGTGCGGGCGGCTCTGAAGGCCCTCGCCTCGATGAAACACGGTGGCCCGGGGAGAAGCTGGGCCGTTCTCGGCGCGCTGGGCGAGCTGGGAGACGAGACGTCCACCGCGCACGACGAGATCGGACGACTGGCCGTGCGGTTGAACATCGACCGACTGGTCGTGGTCGGTGATCAGGCTCGTGCGATGCACCAGGGTGCCGCGCTGGAAGGTTCTTGGGGAGAGGAGTCGACTCTGGTACCGGACGTCGAGGCCGCCGTCGGGTTGTTGCGGGACGAGTTGCGGCCCGATGATGCCGTGTTGATCAAGGCGTCCAACGCGGCGGCGCTGTGGCGCGTCGCCGAGGAGCTGACGGGAGCCACCGCAGGGGAGTCCTCCGGGGAGGACTCCGCGCGAGGCGGTGGTACGACGTGA
- the murG gene encoding undecaprenyldiphospho-muramoylpentapeptide beta-N-acetylglucosaminyltransferase, with protein sequence MSTQQPSTPAGREGSSAPEQRGPTVVVAGGGTAGHIEPAMALADAVRRIRPDARVVALGTERGLETDIVPKRGYQLELVPPVPMPRKASPELFRMPLKVRDSVRRTREVLDRVGADVVVGFGGYVSLSAYLGARGRVPIVVHEANARAGLSNKVGARLAERVLAAVPDSGLPGASTIGIPLRESITTLDRAALRQQARAHYGLDPSAPTVLVFGGSQGAQTLNTAFSGAADELGRAGIGVLHAHGPKNTLAVREVPGAPPYVPVPYLERMDLAYAAADLVVCRSGAMTVAEVSAAGLPAVFVPLPHGNGEQALNAQPVVSGGGARMITDEELTPQRVIDEVLPLAGDPEMLARMNRATLESGHREADRVLAKTVLEVAAQ encoded by the coding sequence TTGAGCACACAGCAGCCGAGCACCCCCGCAGGTCGAGAGGGTTCGTCCGCCCCGGAGCAGCGGGGACCGACCGTGGTCGTCGCGGGCGGGGGCACGGCCGGGCACATAGAACCGGCGATGGCCCTGGCCGACGCGGTGCGCAGGATCCGTCCGGACGCTCGTGTGGTGGCGCTCGGCACGGAGCGCGGGCTGGAGACCGACATCGTTCCCAAGAGGGGGTACCAGCTCGAGCTCGTTCCTCCGGTGCCGATGCCCCGGAAGGCCAGCCCGGAACTGTTCCGGATGCCGTTGAAGGTCCGCGACTCGGTCCGCCGGACCCGCGAGGTCCTGGACCGGGTGGGGGCCGATGTGGTCGTCGGTTTCGGTGGTTACGTCTCCCTGTCGGCGTATCTCGGCGCCAGGGGCAGGGTGCCGATCGTCGTGCACGAGGCCAACGCACGAGCCGGACTGTCCAACAAGGTCGGAGCGCGGCTGGCTGAGCGCGTGCTGGCCGCCGTCCCGGACAGCGGCTTACCCGGAGCGAGCACCATAGGGATCCCGTTGCGGGAGTCGATCACCACGCTGGACCGCGCCGCGCTGCGGCAGCAGGCGCGGGCCCACTACGGTCTGGACCCCAGCGCCCCCACGGTGCTCGTCTTCGGCGGTTCGCAGGGGGCGCAGACGTTGAACACCGCCTTCTCCGGGGCGGCCGACGAGCTCGGACGGGCCGGGATAGGAGTGCTGCACGCGCACGGCCCGAAGAACACCCTCGCGGTGCGGGAAGTGCCCGGGGCACCTCCCTACGTGCCCGTGCCCTACCTCGAACGGATGGACCTGGCCTACGCCGCGGCCGATCTCGTCGTGTGCCGCTCCGGGGCCATGACGGTGGCCGAGGTCTCCGCGGCGGGACTGCCCGCGGTGTTCGTGCCGTTGCCCCACGGGAACGGGGAACAGGCGTTGAACGCCCAGCCCGTGGTCAGCGGGGGAGGGGCTCGGATGATCACCGACGAGGAGTTGACGCCGCAGCGCGTCATCGACGAGGTGCTACCTTTGGCCGGCGACCCCGAGATGCTGGCGCGGATGAACCGCGCGACGCTGGAGAGCGGCCACCGAGAAGCCGATCGGGTGCTGGCCAAAACCGTACTGGAGGTGGCCGCGCAGTGA